A stretch of Henckelia pumila isolate YLH828 chromosome 4, ASM3356847v2, whole genome shotgun sequence DNA encodes these proteins:
- the LOC140861698 gene encoding uncharacterized protein, translated as MVKWTIELSQYGIEYRPRPAIKAQILADFLVEMTVTQEESSTLTWMVYVDGSSTSTESGAVIVVESPQGDKFQYAIKFYSLQQIMRQTKEDKMLGYLTQVNELLSRLDNYDVKKIPRVENESADCLAKLASSLANIDNRKITFLTYGKEEDDGSYFTIFYADSEEPSWKYEIIAYLMRGNLPANQIEARKLRVRAARFTIIDGELYKKGFSSPYLKCLTPAKGNYVLREIHEGICGNHIAGRALAGKALCQGYLWPTMKQDAIELAKHCHACQEHANFHHQPATILQTLESPLPFAQCGMNLVGPFPSAIGQRKFLIVAVDYFTKCVEAEILAKIYEREVINLLWKNIVCRFGIPQTLVSDNGT; from the exons ATGGTTAAGTGGACCATCGAGTTGAGCCAATATGGAATTGAATATCGCCCACGTCCAGCAATTAAAGCACAGATTCTGGCTGATTTTCTCGTAGAAATGACAGTAACTCAAGAAGAAAGCTCCACCCTGACATGGATGGTTTATGTCGACGGGTCATCAACCTCTACAGAAAGCGGGGCAGTTATAGTTGTGGAGAGCCCACAGggagataaatttcaatatgccaTCAAATTTTATTCCCTGCAACAAATAATGAGGCAGA CAAAGGAAGATAAAATGCTTGGATACCTCACTCAAGTGAATGAGCTTCTCTCGCGTTTAGACAACTACGATGTAAAGAAGATACCTAGAGTGGAAAATGAATCAGCAGACTGTCTAGCCAAGTTAGCAAGCTCCTTGGCCAACATTGATAATAGGAAAATAACGTTCCTAACATATggcaaagaagaagatgatggaagTTATTTTACAATCTTCTATGCTGACAGCGAAGAACCTAGTTGGAAATATGAAATAATCGCCTATTTGATGCGAGGTAACCTACCTGCTAATCAAATCGAGGCTCGAAAACTTAGAGTGAGAGCTGCTCGGTTCACGATCATTGACGGAGAATTGTATAAAAAGGGTTTCTCTTCACCTTACCTAAAGTGTCTAACGCCCGCCAAAGGAAACTATGTGCTccgtgaaattcatgaaggaataTGTGGAAATCACATAGCTGGCAGAGCTCTCGCGGGGAAAGCATTATGCCAAGGATACTTATGGCCAACGATGAAGCAAGATGCTATCGAGTTAGCAAAACATTGTCACGCATGTCAAGAGCATGCTAACTTCCATCACCAGCCGGCTACAATCTTGCAGACCCTAGAAAGTCCTTTACCGTTTGCTCAATGTGGAATGAATTTGGTAGGTCCTTTTCCTTCTGCTATCGGACAAAGAAAATTTCTGATAGTTGCTGtggattatttcaccaaatgTGTCGAAGCTGAAATATTGGCCAAAATATATGAAAGAGAAGTAATAAATTTATTATGGAAGAATATAGTATGCAGATTTGGCATTCCTCAAACCTTAGTTTCGGACAATGGAACTTAA